The Heyndrickxia vini genome contains a region encoding:
- a CDS encoding aldehyde dehydrogenase family protein: MSQVLVGVNEKVEKFLQGKKKLYINGEFVESASGKTFDTPNPATGEVLATVYEAGTEDIDRAVKAARAAFDSGKWSKMNASSRGRLMYKLADLMEEHKEALAQLETLDNGKPINETMNADVPLAIEHMRYYAGWTNKITGQTIPVSGPFFNYTRHEAVGVVGQIIPWNFPLLMAMWKMGAALATGCTIVLKPAEQTPLSALYLAELAEAAGFPPGVINIVPGFGETAGQPLVDHPLVDKIAFTGSTVVGKSIMERASKTLKRVTLELGGKSPNIILPDADLTKAIPGALNGVMFNQGQVCCAGSRVFIQKKNYDNVVADMVSHAKNIKQGSGLDQQTQMGPLVSTEQQSRVLNYIEKGLNEGAELLTGGGKPRDEGYFVEPTIFADVNDEMTIAKEEIFGPVIAALPFEELDEVINRANNSEYGLAAGLWTRDVANAHYIANRLRAGTVWVNCYNVFDAASPFGGFKQSGIGREMGSYALNNYTEVKSVWLSLK; this comes from the coding sequence ATGAGTCAAGTTTTAGTAGGAGTCAATGAAAAGGTAGAAAAATTTTTACAAGGAAAGAAAAAGCTCTATATTAATGGTGAGTTCGTTGAAAGTGCTTCAGGGAAAACATTCGATACACCTAATCCTGCAACCGGCGAAGTTTTAGCTACTGTTTATGAGGCAGGCACCGAAGATATTGATCGTGCAGTAAAGGCTGCCCGTGCGGCGTTTGATAGTGGCAAATGGTCAAAAATGAATGCTTCTTCCCGGGGTCGTTTAATGTATAAATTAGCAGATTTAATGGAAGAACATAAAGAAGCATTAGCTCAACTTGAAACTTTAGATAATGGAAAACCAATAAATGAAACAATGAATGCTGATGTTCCTCTTGCTATTGAACATATGCGTTATTATGCAGGATGGACAAATAAAATAACAGGTCAAACGATTCCTGTAAGTGGACCATTTTTTAATTATACACGTCATGAAGCGGTTGGAGTGGTTGGACAAATTATCCCTTGGAACTTCCCTTTACTAATGGCTATGTGGAAAATGGGTGCTGCCTTGGCAACCGGCTGTACAATTGTATTAAAACCAGCCGAACAAACACCTCTTTCAGCTCTGTATTTGGCGGAGCTAGCAGAAGCTGCAGGTTTCCCTCCAGGAGTTATCAATATTGTACCTGGATTTGGAGAAACTGCAGGACAACCGTTAGTTGATCACCCATTAGTTGATAAAATTGCGTTTACTGGATCTACTGTCGTTGGTAAATCTATCATGGAACGAGCATCAAAAACATTAAAACGAGTGACCCTTGAACTTGGCGGAAAATCTCCAAACATTATTTTACCCGATGCAGATCTAACTAAGGCTATCCCAGGAGCATTAAATGGTGTCATGTTTAACCAAGGGCAGGTTTGCTGTGCTGGCTCCAGAGTGTTTATTCAAAAGAAGAATTATGATAATGTTGTTGCAGACATGGTATCACATGCAAAAAATATCAAACAAGGATCTGGGTTAGATCAGCAAACACAAATGGGCCCACTTGTTTCAACTGAACAACAAAGTCGTGTATTAAATTATATTGAAAAAGGATTAAACGAGGGTGCCGAATTACTAACAGGTGGTGGAAAACCACGTGATGAGGGTTACTTTGTTGAACCTACTATTTTTGCAGATGTTAATGATGAAATGACAATTGCCAAAGAAGAAATTTTTGGTCCCGTTATTGCCGCGTTACCTTTCGAAGAGTTAGATGAAGTTATAAATCGAGCAAACAATAGTGAATATGGCTTAGCCGCTGGTTTATGGACACGTGATGTCGCGAATGCACACTATATTGCCAATCGACTCCGTGCAGGCACTGTCTGGGTAAATTGCTATAATGTATTCGATGCAGCCTCACCATTCGGTGGCTTTAAACAATCTGGTATTGGCCGTGAAATGGGATCATATGCATTAAATAATTATACTGAAGTAAAGAGTGTCTGGCTTTCATTAAAATAA
- the yidC gene encoding membrane protein insertase YidC has translation MKRLFKFSLLMIGIVFLLSACQGNTSKGMGNSGFFHDYFVLPFAKVIHFTAELFGGSYGVAIILITILIRLILMPFMMKTFKKQQIMKVKMEKLKPEMTVIQNKIKQAKSKDEQMKLQQEMMGLYKKHDVNPLNMGCLPLIIQMPILMGFYYAIRSSKEIASHSFLWFDLGHVDIPMAIIAGIMYFFQSKVSLIGLPEDQQKQMKIFGLLSPVMILIVSFSAPAALPLYWAVGGAFLIGQTYLSKKFYQTHPVKEEQSSK, from the coding sequence TTATTAATGATTGGAATTGTATTTTTACTATCTGCATGCCAAGGAAACACTTCAAAAGGGATGGGTAATTCCGGGTTTTTTCATGACTATTTTGTACTGCCATTTGCAAAGGTTATTCATTTTACAGCGGAATTATTCGGAGGTAGCTACGGAGTTGCCATCATATTAATAACCATTCTTATTCGCTTAATATTAATGCCGTTTATGATGAAGACATTCAAAAAACAGCAAATAATGAAAGTAAAAATGGAAAAATTAAAACCTGAAATGACAGTTATCCAAAACAAAATTAAACAAGCAAAATCAAAAGATGAACAAATGAAATTACAACAAGAAATGATGGGACTTTACAAGAAACATGATGTGAATCCTTTAAATATGGGTTGTTTACCACTTATAATTCAAATGCCTATTTTAATGGGATTTTATTACGCAATCCGAAGTTCAAAAGAAATTGCATCTCACTCTTTCTTATGGTTTGATCTTGGACATGTAGATATTCCGATGGCAATTATTGCGGGAATAATGTACTTTTTTCAATCAAAAGTATCACTTATTGGCTTACCGGAAGATCAACAAAAGCAAATGAAAATATTTGGACTTCTCTCACCCGTTATGATATTAATTGTATCATTTAGTGCCCCTGCAGCCTTACCGCTTTATTGGGCAGTTGGTGGCGCATTCTTAATAGGACAAACATATTTATCTAAAAAATTCTATCAAACCCATCCTGTTAAAGAGGAACAATCATCTAAATAG